ATTTATATATCTGTCCTCCTTTTACTAAACCATTCTTATTAAACACTATTTCATGTCCTAGCTCATTCCTCCAAGTACCAGCTACACTAGAATAGTCTCCATGTAGAATAGCCTGTGTATCAATTTCTTGTGTTGTATTTTCTGTGTGTTTTTCTTCTGTGGGAGTCGTGATAAGTGTGGCATCAGTAGCAAATCTATATTGAAAATGTTCAGAATCTTCTGCGATTTTAACTGTAAATGTAGCAGTCATTCCTTCTTTCCAACCCTTAATGAGTGATTTTTTAATTGGTATTTCAATTCCAGTAATGGGAGCATTGCTAGCTCTTACCCACACACTGTAATATGAGCTCAGTTGTTGAAGATTTCCGTTATATTCTCCCCAAAAAGACTGTCGAATTAGTTCTGCTGTGAAGCGATATAGTTGACCAGTCTTTAATCTGCCATCATTCTCCATGTCTCTAAGCTCTTCGGCTGTCGTATCTATTATACTATCTTCAGTTGAGCTAGAGCTTGTAGTAGATGTGCTGGAAGAAGAGGTGGATGATGCAGAGGAACTAGAAGTAGTAGATGAGATTTGTTGTGAAGAGTGACTATCTACTGTTTCTATATTCCTA
This window of the Streptococcus sp. 116-D4 genome carries:
- a CDS encoding DUF6287 domain-containing protein: MKNKKHNQIIHVSETHIIIRLHTNETLNVPINELTFHPKVNDIVEVYQNQNHVVVCPLPQNNKLWILISSITLLLLTIIGATFLFFRHPDRNIETVDSHSSQQISSTTSSSSASSTSSSSTSTTSSSSTEDSIIDTTAEELRDMENDGRLKTGQLYRFTAELIRQSFWGEYNGNLQQLSSYYSVWVRASNAPITGIEIPIKKSLIKGWKEGMTATFTVKIAEDSEHFQYRFATDATLITTPTEEKHTENTTQEIDTQAILHGDYSSVAGTWRNELGHEIVFNKNGLVKGGQIYKSGIGSDGQIGFSVSTGPTGYGMSVYPIGITIKWIDSDLSKNRIIAGQTAPNSSEQVFYKID